Proteins from a genomic interval of Zingiber officinale cultivar Zhangliang chromosome 2A, Zo_v1.1, whole genome shotgun sequence:
- the LOC122041855 gene encoding protein BUD31 homolog 2-like codes for MPKIKTSRVRYPEGWELIEPTLRELDAKMREAENDPHDGKRKCEALWPIFTISHQKSRYIYDLYHRRKEISKELYEFCLDQGYADRNLIAKWKKPGYERLCCLRCIQTRDHNFATTCVCRVPKHLREEKVIECVHCGCRGCASGD; via the exons ATGCCTAAAATAAAGACTAGTCGCGTTAGATATCCTGAAGGGTGGGAGCTTATTGAGCCCACTCTTCGTGAACTTGATGCAAAGATGAGGGAAG CTGAGAATGACCCACATGATGGGAAGAGAAAGTGTGAGGCACTTTGGCCTATTTTTACAATTTCTCATCAAAAGAGTCGTTACATTTATGACCTTTATCACCGAAGAAAGGAAATTTCAAAAGAGTTATATGAATTCTGCTTGGATCAAGGCTATGCTGACAGAAATCTAATTGCAAAGTGGAAAAAG CCTGGCTATGAGCGGCTTTGCTGCCTCCGATGCATACAAACACGGGATCACAATTTCGCAACGACATGCGTTTGCAGGGTTCCAAAACACCTGAGGGAAGAAAAAGTGATAGAATGCGTCCACTGTGGTTGCAGGGGCTGTGCAAGTGGAGACTAA
- the LOC122041857 gene encoding putative low molecular weight protein-tyrosine-phosphatase slr0328, which yields MTRLLRFDAISPNLPFCHAALCPPPVPAVKLNLRLLRRNPIICPLTRSPSSPLPHSLRRLRLRSVVASMAEEAQAKPFAVLFVCLGNICRSPAAEAVFTDLVRKRGAESKFKIDSAGTIGYHEGNPADSRMRAAAKRRGIEVTSMSRPIRPSDFREFDLILAMDMQNREDILHAYERWRIKEPLPEDAPKKVKLMCSYCKKHSESEVPDPYYGGSQGFEKVLDLLEDACESLLQSIDSESSHASVSQGRDNGWWDC from the exons ATGACTCGCCTACTCCGCTTCGATGCAATATCACCAAATTTACCATTTTGCCACGCAGCCCTGTGCCCTCCTCCTGTTCCTGCCGTTAAACTTAATCTTCGTCTGCTGCGACGAAACCCCATCATTTGCCCTCTGACCCGATCGCCCTCGTCTCCTCTTCCCCACTCCCTCCGGCGCCTTCGGCTACGGTCGGTAGTCGCATCCATGGCCGAGGAAGCGCAAGCGAAGCCCTTCGCCGTCCTCTTCGTTTGCCTCG GGAACATCTGCCGTAGCCCCGCTGCGGAGGCCGTGTTCACCGATCTCGTGCGGAAGCGGGGAGCGGAGTCCAAGTTTAAGATCGACTCCGCCGGAACCATCGGCTATCATGAA GGGAATCCAGCGGACTCGCGGATGAGGGCCGCTGCGAAGAGAAGGGGAATCGAAGTCACCTCCATGTCACGGCCAATACGACCCTCCGATTTCAGGGAGTTTGATCTCATATTGGCCATGGACATGCAAAATAGAG AGGATATACTGCATGCATATGAGAGATGGAGAATTAAGGAGCCTCTTCCAGAAGATGCCCCTAAGAAG GTTAAGCTTATGTGCTCCTATTGTAAGAAACACAGTGAATCTGAAGTTCCAGATCCTTATTATGGAGGCTCACAAGGGTTTGAAAAG GTCCTAGATTTGCTGGAAGATGCTTGTGAATCATTACTCCAGAGCATCGATTCCGAGAGCAGTCATGCTTCAGTTTCACAGGGACGAGACAA TGGTTGGTGGGATTGTTGA